TGGCCTCGCTGCTTGAGGTGGTGTACAGAACCTCGTTGATGTAGCGAAATCTGGCTGCCTCCAGGCGCTTTTCCATTTTGGAGCGCAGAGCAGCCGAGCGGTCCAAGGGCTGCCCTTCACCCTTCACCTTGTCCTCCTCGTCAGTCTCTTTCTGCGTCGACTCCTCTCCGTCCTCTGCAGACTTGGCTTTGGCGTCCGAGCGATGACTATCCAGTATATGCCTCAGTTTATCTGCACGCATTTGTCTCTCCTTCTGTTTCCTCTTGTCAGAGGGCTTCAGAGGCTCTGCTTTCTCTGGTGGCTCGACAAGATTTTCATTTAAATCATCGTTTGTAATGTTGCTGGTGACAGTCAAGCTCTCTATGGGCACTACCTCATCTGTAttagagggagggatagagctACTACTTTTCTTTgctgcttgtttttttcttttgatctCTGCTTTCCTGGACATCTTAGACTTAGCCTGATTTGTCTCACAAGGCTCTATTTGTTTCGGCTCGCTAGATGTGTCTTCTTTGTCAGATCCTTTCACCGGTCCTGTGCGGCCCTGCCCTGTCTCTGACGTGGACACCTGAAGCGGATGGTTTTTGTCCTGGTACTTGTTCttgcattttcttttgtttttcattctgtTCTTCCACTGCTTGCGACTTAGAGCCTTCTCAATACTGCTACTGGTCTCTTTATCCATTTGGGCACCTTCCATCTGTTCCACTGTTACTGATTTGATACTGTTTTTCTTGGAGGCTGTTACAGACAGAGACAATAACCAGAAGATATGGTCAAGGGGTCTTTTTTTAACACCTATTAGCACATATTAGCAACACATACTCAtaatcttttttaaaaagagacaCTTACCTTTAACTTGAGGGCTTAACTTCTGCTTTTTGGCAACTTCGGGAATGTCATCCCCAGCAGGATTTGCCCCATCTCCTCCTTCTGTCTGACTTTTTGCTAGCAGACCTCTTTTACGCTTcttgattctttttttctttttcttaggCTGTGATGTTGGAGCCTCCTTCTCTGCTTCACTGTCACTATCTTTAGGAGCAGAGCAACTGCTCCAGTCAGGTGCTGGACGTGCTGATCCAAGAGTTTGGAGAGTTCTCAACAAACTCTTCATCTTCCCAGCCTTTGCCGTTACCGTTACCTGTAAAACAAGCGGGCAGATTGCATTAAGAGCCCAAGTGAAGCAGATCCTTTGAATTGGGCAACAACAACTTCCTCAACTCACCTTTTCTTTAATTGAATCCTTGTCTGTATTGGCACACTGAGTCAATGACCCTGCCGAAGCAGTATCATTCCATTCCTCTTCAGCAAACATATTTGATTACGGACACGTAGCAGTGAAGTAACGTTAGTAAATATAGCATGAAAACATTAGCTGCTACATTAGCTCTGTAGCGTTGACTAACTAAACTTCCATTGCTTATCAGAAACGTTTGCGATAAACGAATTCGTTTGTTTAAATTACTTTATGGATACTGGTGACCTAGCTACTCTGCGCTAAACTATTTTTCAAATTGTGCTCACACAATTGTAATAAATCCACGTTGTTTGTGAAACCATGTGCAGAGAGGCAGGCTTGAGGCTTCTGGCTTCATCAGTGTAGACGCAGAATTATGACGTTTGTTAAACAGCTAAGAACTATGGGATTGTAGTTGTTTAGTTGCTCAGCGCGTACACGTTCATTTCAGACAATTCTGAGAGAACTGAGAGTGTTTGGGAATAAGTCATTCCTTTGCTCGCAATTatgctaacataattataaagaACTGGTTTCACACGATTTATTTGTCATTGAAGGAATCGAGAAAACTACAAGGAATCAGCTCAGCCAGCCACTGTGACTGCTGTTTTCCACTAGAGTGCGCAACGACTGAAAATTCTTAGCCAAAGAGCTGCTTTTAAGATTTCATGAGGGTGTGGACTGTTGGGACGTAAGCAGTCTTTGCTTCAATCTGTCAAGGCAACTAACATTTATTGTTGAATCCTTATGCAAAATAACTGAAAACGACAGGTAAGTTATAGTTATTTAATGTTATATCGATTAAATATATGAATGACAGACAGCGTTCCCTATATACACTTGTGGAAAAGCTAAGTTGGCTAGCATATTAGCTAGCTACGTGCCCGGTTCAAGCGAATGAAAGAAGGTTGCTATATCAATTGCCAAATAACCTCAGTGAAGATGGTTAGCTTGCTTGCTAATGTAAACCAATGCCTCCTGCCTACAATGTGCTGATATTTGAATTAACCAATAATTCCATCTACGAAGATAGTTTTAGAAGTCAACATTCATGTTCGCCTTGTTCGCTTAGGGTAACTAGAGGAAAAATTAAGTAGTTCTGATGGCGCTGGCTAGGTCGCAAAGTAGCTGGTAAGCTAGctaatgtaacgttagctgccTAACTCCAGTAAACAGTCAGTTTCTCCACTAAGTTTTTCGCTAACGGTAAAAACTTAAAACTACAACCAATTATTTTCGAACTAGTTATAACTTGTGAATCAACAACTGGATAGAGTGTAACATAGACGTACGTTTGTTAACCTAACTTATGTATAACTTACCTATCAGCTATTTTGAGGTGTGTTAACGTTACTGTCGACTTAACTTCGATTTAGTTACAGCTCTTGAATGACCCGTTAAATGTAACATATGCACATTTATTTTAAGGCGACCATGTAACATAATGTTGAATTTCAGTTGGCTACACATGGCTGATTTCGATTAAAAGCCAAAACGAGTATTTAGGTGGTCTCCCCAAATTTTAATTTGTAGTGATTCGGTTTACTGTGTTGAACTGAAGTGTTTACTATACCGTTAGAGCTGTCCTAATACAACCCAACCCTGGCACGACCATCACAGAGCACCATAGCAGGAAATAAGTGTGAGGGGAATTTAACTTCAGAACACATTGAAAAGCAGTCTGCAGGATGATTACGATCATAAACTCCATGGAGAGATGGGTGGTCCCAGCCAAACCTGTGTAAAGTTTCTTGTGGGTGTAACTTTACAGGTAGTTGTGTGTCATATTATTAGTTAGCCAAAATAGTACATACTCTACCAGATTGCCAAGAACATTGATAGGTTAATAGGTTTGTTTTTGTCTAGGGCGCAAATTTGTCTGATCTAGTTGAAGCTGTTACATTTGTTAGCTATCTAGGCATGTAAATATATCACTGACTTGCGCTATTATGTATCAAAGATGCTATAGTGAATGGTATCACCTGGCAGAATGACCATCAGCCAGTTTTTAACATGTCACTCAGATTAGGCCAATCATTTAGAATGCATGGTTCATTTTACTTAAAAATGAACCAATGAAATGATCAAGAATTAATGAAGAACATGACAAAATCGTAAGTGAAAAGTATGTATTTGTATCAATGGAAAGAAATAGTATTTAATTAGTAAATGATCATACATCTGTATGATCATTTCTATATTGATGTTCCTGTTGATACATATTTTGTCATATttgttttttcaggtgtaaGGAGCGCTCCTGCCTCTGTCCCCTGGTCACTGTAGGGGTGTGCTCTGAGCCTGGGGACGAATGCTTTCCAGGCCTCCTTTGAATCTCCGCGGTTACCTCTGTACTGTATCCTTGTCACCCACTGCTATCCAGCCAGTCATATCTGGAGAAAAAGTGAGCTGGAAGAGTCAAAGTAAGCGTTGAGAGTTACCTGAAGAGGCAATTATGGAT
The Sardina pilchardus chromosome 13, fSarPil1.1, whole genome shotgun sequence genome window above contains:
- the rrp8 gene encoding ribosomal RNA-processing protein 8 gives rise to the protein MFAEEEWNDTASAGSLTQCANTDKDSIKEKVTVTAKAGKMKSLLRTLQTLGSARPAPDWSSCSAPKDSDSEAEKEAPTSQPKKKKKRIKKRKRGLLAKSQTEGGDGANPAGDDIPEVAKKQKLSPQVKASKKNSIKSVTVEQMEGAQMDKETSSSIEKALSRKQWKNRMKNKRKCKNKYQDKNHPLQVSTSETGQGRTGPVKGSDKEDTSSEPKQIEPCETNQAKSKMSRKAEIKRKKQAAKKSSSSIPPSNTDEVVPIESLTVTSNITNDDLNENLVEPPEKAEPLKPSDKRKQKERQMRADKLRHILDSHRSDAKAKSAEDGEESTQKETDEEDKVKGEGQPLDRSAALRSKMEKRLEAARFRYINEVLYTTSSSEAKRMFKQDPKAFEVYHLGFTTQVQHWPENPVDAIISFIHQKPASLVVADFGCGDCKIARSVKNKVHSFDLAPTCDLVTVCDMANVPLEDSSVHIAVFCLSLMGTNLSDFLAEANRVLFMSGVLKIAEVASRFENVRGFVGALSSLGFKLTSKDTNNNYFYLFEFVKVAHTPENTKKAGLALRPCVYKKR